ATGTTCAAGTACATGCCACATTGTTATTATATCAAATGATTCTATTTGAAGGGTGTTTAACTCGCTCTCGGAGCGAACATCAAGTTTATAATTGTTGATCGCTAATTTGCGGGCATCAACGTCAGGTTCAATTCCAATACATTTAAATCCTGCATCATTACAAATTTTCAGAAAAGCTCCTGTGCCACAGCCAATGTCCAATAGTGATTTTTGATCTTTCGCTGAAGGGGAGCCGCAAAGCCGGACTACCAGTTGTAGTTTTTTAGCAAGAGTATATTTACGCACCAAATGATAGAGGCGGTTAATTAGGCCCTTTGTTGTATCACTATGTGATATATATTCTTCCGATTTGTAATAACTCCCAATTTCAGTTGTATCGGGCCGGGGATTGGTAAATTTAAAACCACAAGATTTGCATTGAACAATAGTAAATTCCTTTTTACTTTGAGTATAATCCGTACAGGTTAAAAATTCAGTATATTCTGCTGAATTACAAATGGGACAGGTTTTCAATATTTCCATAGCCGCAAAGGTATTTATTACTTATTTGATGTCAAAAATAATAGAATAAAGGCGTTCAAAGAAGAGAAATATCTTAATAGCGCTAGAATGATTATTTAATTTTTAGATAAATGATATTTAAAGAATTATTTTTTTCAGCAAAAATAATAAATTAGAATGGGTTATAAATCAATAGCAATGGGCTTTATATAATATTTTAATTTTAAATATTTATTTGAAAATTTGAGTAATCATGAATTTTATAACCAATGTAAAATTTGATTATAAGGGCATATATGGACCTATCCGAAGTAAAGATTAAATATTTGTCCGGTGATCTGTAGAAGATCTTGTATGATTGTGATAGTCTGTTTGATAGATAGTATTAATATAATCATTAACCTAATCCATAGGTTCCACGTGAAACACATGTATTTAATATACTGTTTATCAGCTATTTAATGTTGAATAGAAATATAATGTAGAATTCGGGGTAGATATGGGTATTATGGAATTTGTATTGGAAATTAATTATGATCCCAATTATAGGCGCTGAGATCTTCCAGGCAATGCTTAAGTAAATCAATACTGGAGCGGATATCTGTTTTGCTACACATTTCTATTACCTGATGGATATGTCTTGTAGGAATTGATACAGCACCCGATATAGCACCTCCGGGTGTCATTCGTTGAATACCTGCAGTATCAGTTCCTCCTGCAGTCAGTATTTCCAATTGATGTTTTATTTTATGTTTTGCCGCAATCTTTTTCATGTATTCAACCATTCGATAATCGCATATGGCAGAAGCATCAAGAACTTTTATAGCAGTTCCTTCGCCCAAATGTGTACACATTTCATGCTCTTTGGCTCCGGGAACATCGTATGCAAGTGTAGTATCTAATCCGAAGCCGAAATCAGGTTGAATATTTAAGGTGGCGGCCTGTGCACCACGAATGCCAACTTCCTCCTGCACGGTAAATACGGCATACACATCATACGGGGTTTTTTTCAACTCCTTCAATACCTCAATCAAAATAAATACGGATACCCGGTTGTCGAGTGATTTACAATTAACACAATCTCCCATTTCAATTAACTCCCGTTCGCGCGTTACAGGATTGCCTATGCTCACAATTTTTTCGACATCCTTTTTTCTCATTCCCAGATCGATAAAATATTCAGTGAGCGGCACAACTTTATTTCGTTCTTCAGGAGTCATTATATGAATAGGTTTGCTGCCCATAACCCCGATGACATCTTTTTTTCCATGCACAATAACACGTTGCGCGGTAAGTGTTTTTGGATCAAAACCTCCGAGGGGAATAAAACGCAGAAATCCATTTTCATCAATATGATTTACAATAAACCCGATTTCATCCATATGAGCGGCGATCATCACCTTCTTATCCTTTTTGCCTTTTTTAATGGCAGTAACATTGCCCATATTGTCAACACTTATTGAGTCCACGTAAGGTCTGACTTCTTTCATAACCAGCTCACGGATCTTTTGTTCGTAGCCTGGAACCCCCGGGGTTTCACATATTCTTTTTAATAATTCTGTATTTATCATGACGATGTGGTTAAGCGAATTTACAGTAAATATATTATTCGATATGGAGAGATCAATTGATATAACTCAACTTCAGCATATTGGTGCGGCCACGTTCCTGCATAGGTATACTGGCAATATTTATAACCAGCTCATCTGTTTTTACAAAGCCACCCTTTTTTAAATAGTCTTTTATATCAGAGATTGTTTGGTCGGTGCTTTCGTATTTGTTGTAATAAAATCCCTGTACGCCCCATACGAGGCTTAATGAAGTAAGCAGCGATTCATTATCGGTAAAAATAAAAATGTTTGCCCGGGGGCGGTGACTGGATATTTTGAATGCAGTGTAGCCCGAATTGGTCATAGAAATAATAGCGCTTGCTCCGGCTTGTTTAGCTACAAGGCAAGCGTTAAAACAAATTGAATCGGAAATGAATGTTTGCGTTTTTAAGACCGGAGGGTGTTCGCGGTGATATATATCTCCCAGCTTCTCCACTTCGGCAATTATTTTTTTCATGTACTCGATCACCTTTACCGGGTACTTACCTACAGATGTTTCACCACTTAACATAACGGCGTCAGCTCCATCCATAACCGCGTTCGCAACATCATTCACTTCGGCACGGGTAGGGGAAAAGTTGCTGATCATGCTTTCCATCATTTGTGTGGCAATGATCACAGGTTTTGATGCGTTGATACATTTATCCACCAGCATCTTCTGGATCATCGGAACCTGCTCCATCGGCAACTCAACACCCAGATCACCGCGGGCGACCATAATGCCATCGGCCATATCAATTATATTATCTATCTCATGAATGGCTTCGGGCTTTTCAATTTTGGCAATAACCCGGGCACGTTTGTTCTTGTTTTTTATGATCTCTTTCAGATCAACAATATCGGTTACACTACGTACAAAAGAAAGGCCTATCCATTCAATATCATTGTCCAGCGCAAAATCCAGGTCCTTCAAATCTTTTTCAGTCAAACAGGGTAAAGAAATTTTTGTATTCGGCAGGTTAACTCCTTTTTTGGATGACAATATTCCACCATGAATAATGCTTGCTTTCACTTCATCTTTGCGATTGGTGGAAAGCACTTTAAGCAATAGTTTGCCGTCATCAATGAGCACATTGTCACCTACGGAAACATCTTTTGGAAATTGAGGGTAGGTGATGTAAACGCGCTGATCATTGCCAATGCATTTATTGGTGGTTATGCATATTTCTTTACCGACAACCAGTTCAATGCCATTATTCTCAACCTCACCAATGCGAAGTTTGGGTCCTTGCAGGTCCGCCAATATGCCAATGTTTGTTTTGAGCTTTTTATTCAACGAACGGATCGTAGTGATAACTTTCCTGGCATCATCATACGAGCCATGCGAAAAATTAACCCGGCAAATATTAACTCCTGCCTTGATCATCGATTCCAACACATCGGGTGGAGTGGAGGCGGGCCCCATTGTGGCAACTATTTTTGTTTTATTAATCATGGAAAATCAACGAATAGTGAATGAATGCGAATATACAAATAACGAAGATTGTAGAGGTGCTATATAGGAATGAATTTGTGGATGCCCCGTACACGTATGATCCGTAAATTCGGATTCATTCGCTGTTCCATGTTATATCAAAACAGCAAATTCTCTTTTGATTTCAATTTGTTCGGATCAATTTCAAATGCAGTGAGTACGGTAGGAGTTTCTTTTATACGTTTAATAATTGTGGCTTTATCCTCGTCCATCAATGTACCTTTTATCATTAAAAAAAAGTCGGCTTGCTTTTGTTCGGGGACGAGAGCGGCGATCAGACATCTGTTCGAGATCAGGTAGTATTGACGGTGTTGCTGTTCGTTTTCGAAGGCCGACATGGAGTAGGTGAGGGGCTCTTTGTGTTTTTTTGCATCAATCTGCAGGTCGTTTGTTTTCGCCAGTTCCAGGTTGAGGCTATTATTCAGCGCCCAGGTTAAACGATAATCTTTTTCGTGGCAGGAAATACCAATCAAAACGAAGTCATATTCATACTCAATATCAAGTACAAGTTTGGCCATAATTATGAAGCTAAAGTAGCAAGGTAAATGGCAAAAGGCAAATCAAACGCTTTGATCGAACCCGATACTGCAAACCTGAGGTAGACGTTTCGTTGTTAACCCGAATACAGGTGGAATAAAAAGTGGTAAAATTATTTTTCGAGCAATACCATTGCTTCTTCTGCAGCCATTTGCTCCGCCCGCTTTTTTGAAAAATGCCGGCCCATCCCTTTTACTTCATTGTTAAGAACAAGTTCAATAATGAATTGTTTATCGGGACCGTTGCCTACTTCTTCCCGCATCCGGAATTCAAAAGGCGCTTTTTCTTTTTGTGCCCACTCGATGAATTTGCTTTTAAAATCGGTTTCTGTTTGTTCAATCTCATCAATGTCAAGATGAACCGACAATACCCTTTTCAAAATAAAAAGGTTGGCAACTTTGTATCCTTTATCAAGGTATATAGCGCCAATCAGTGCTTCGAAGGCATCGCCGCTCACAGAGGAATTCCTCATGCCACTATCGCCATTTGTTTCTATGAATGCACTGATTCCTAATTTTTTTGCCAGGAGGTTGAGTTGGGTGCGGCTCACAAGTTTAGAGCGCATTTTGGTAAGGAAGCCTTCATCCTTAAAGGGGAAACGCATGAAAAGATAATGACCGATAACCGCGCTGAGTATGGCATCGCCTAAAAATTCGAGTCGCTCATTGTTAGACTGCTTTTTATCCTTGCAGGCTGAGCGGTGACGAAAAGCCTGTTTGTATAGGTCGATGTTCTTCGGATAGAAGCCCAGAATATTTTTCAGCGAACGATATAATTTTTTATCGTCGGAAAAATAAGCACGTGTTTTGTTAAGAAAGGAAACCAATTAAAT
The Bacteroidota bacterium DNA segment above includes these coding regions:
- a CDS encoding methyltransferase domain-containing protein, encoding MEILKTCPICNSAEYTEFLTCTDYTQSKKEFTIVQCKSCGFKFTNPRPDTTEIGSYYKSEEYISHSDTTKGLINRLYHLVRKYTLAKKLQLVVRLCGSPSAKDQKSLLDIGCGTGAFLKICNDAGFKCIGIEPDVDARKLAINNYKLDVRSESELNTLQIESFDIITMWHVLEHVHDLNGRIIKIKDLLKPGGWAIIAVPNCNSLDAKHYGKEWAAYDVPRHLYHFTPKDINELFKKYGMKVIETFPMRFDSFYVSMLSEKYKTGAVNYLRAICQGALSNISAIRSGHEFSSQIYIIRK
- a CDS encoding M20/M25/M40 family metallo-hydrolase — translated: MINTELLKRICETPGVPGYEQKIRELVMKEVRPYVDSISVDNMGNVTAIKKGKKDKKVMIAAHMDEIGFIVNHIDENGFLRFIPLGGFDPKTLTAQRVIVHGKKDVIGVMGSKPIHIMTPEERNKVVPLTEYFIDLGMRKKDVEKIVSIGNPVTRERELIEMGDCVNCKSLDNRVSVFILIEVLKELKKTPYDVYAVFTVQEEVGIRGAQAATLNIQPDFGFGLDTTLAYDVPGAKEHEMCTHLGEGTAIKVLDASAICDYRMVEYMKKIAAKHKIKHQLEILTAGGTDTAGIQRMTPGGAISGAVSIPTRHIHQVIEMCSKTDIRSSIDLLKHCLEDLSAYNWDHN
- the rnc gene encoding ribonuclease III; translated protein: MVSFLNKTRAYFSDDKKLYRSLKNILGFYPKNIDLYKQAFRHRSACKDKKQSNNERLEFLGDAILSAVIGHYLFMRFPFKDEGFLTKMRSKLVSRTQLNLLAKKLGISAFIETNGDSGMRNSSVSGDAFEALIGAIYLDKGYKVANLFILKRVLSVHLDIDEIEQTETDFKSKFIEWAQKEKAPFEFRMREEVGNGPDKQFIIELVLNNEVKGMGRHFSKKRAEQMAAEEAMVLLEK
- a CDS encoding IPExxxVDY family protein, with protein sequence MAKLVLDIEYEYDFVLIGISCHEKDYRLTWALNNSLNLELAKTNDLQIDAKKHKEPLTYSMSAFENEQQHRQYYLISNRCLIAALVPEQKQADFFLMIKGTLMDEDKATIIKRIKETPTVLTAFEIDPNKLKSKENLLF
- the pyk gene encoding pyruvate kinase, with amino-acid sequence MINKTKIVATMGPASTPPDVLESMIKAGVNICRVNFSHGSYDDARKVITTIRSLNKKLKTNIGILADLQGPKLRIGEVENNGIELVVGKEICITTNKCIGNDQRVYITYPQFPKDVSVGDNVLIDDGKLLLKVLSTNRKDEVKASIIHGGILSSKKGVNLPNTKISLPCLTEKDLKDLDFALDNDIEWIGLSFVRSVTDIVDLKEIIKNKNKRARVIAKIEKPEAIHEIDNIIDMADGIMVARGDLGVELPMEQVPMIQKMLVDKCINASKPVIIATQMMESMISNFSPTRAEVNDVANAVMDGADAVMLSGETSVGKYPVKVIEYMKKIIAEVEKLGDIYHREHPPVLKTQTFISDSICFNACLVAKQAGASAIISMTNSGYTAFKISSHRPRANIFIFTDNESLLTSLSLVWGVQGFYYNKYESTDQTISDIKDYLKKGGFVKTDELVINIASIPMQERGRTNMLKLSYIN